The following proteins are co-located in the Phycisphaerales bacterium genome:
- a CDS encoding DUF2959 family protein, whose product MIRRLILVLALGSVLPLASCVTDRQPARFDAFSRNRMEVLVRQVTSARDAHSAATDQIVDTLRAVRRKAWTGAEPQEAYDLVRRMLATCESRYHTAKLRRDRMEETGREFFDQWGREVEDYADETLRQESRRNLNDFKDRLKVVVRQMEQAEQEMDKVIGVVQDQMLFIKHHRTSAALPPRPGPEVEPVVQAETLVNMTGITVLRADDFISRAQVTK is encoded by the coding sequence ATGATCCGCCGGCTCATCCTCGTCCTGGCCCTGGGTTCCGTGCTGCCGCTCGCGTCCTGCGTCACCGACCGCCAGCCCGCGCGCTTTGACGCCTTCAGCCGCAACCGGATGGAGGTGCTGGTGCGGCAGGTGACCTCGGCCCGCGACGCTCACAGTGCTGCGACCGACCAGATTGTCGACACCCTGCGGGCGGTGAGGCGCAAGGCCTGGACCGGCGCGGAGCCGCAGGAGGCCTACGACCTCGTCCGTCGCATGCTCGCGACGTGCGAGTCGCGGTACCACACGGCCAAGCTCCGGCGCGACCGTATGGAGGAGACGGGGCGCGAGTTCTTCGACCAGTGGGGGCGCGAGGTCGAGGACTACGCCGACGAGACACTGCGGCAGGAGAGCCGCCGAAACCTCAACGACTTCAAGGACCGCCTGAAGGTGGTGGTGCGGCAGATGGAGCAGGCCGAGCAGGAGATGGACAAGGTCATCGGCGTGGTGCAGGATCAGATGCTGTTCATCAAGCACCACCGCACGTCGGCCGCGCTGCCGCCCCGTCCGGGCCCGGAGGTCGAGCCGGTGGTGCAGGCCGAGACGCTGGTGAACATGACCGGCATCACGGTGCTGCGGGCGGACGACTTCATTTCGCGGGCGCAGGTGACGAAGTAG
- a CDS encoding serine protease has product MTSCLPRMFGVASLALSAMIAPALRAQDGGQPTTRLAETAVFELTVTYDTDIVAQPIQPGFLVGPSGVGITSYNALHTARAAKARFLHQPDVYYKVELMTAEPGRDLALVKLSPMKEESPAIEVFLPLAPGELKDRQPVWTLISSSYPDEIKAKAGIADIVHEKLNPNPRINPQGQEEIEPFVAPGWIYSTLQQNRTHSGCPLVDDQGRLVGINVWSWPSAAARPVGLTQNSVDDLLKKYREETERAKAKGEGPPMMPITAARSKYREQKLIGSVFPRLNWPAVAGKGAEATALAGNFASSLTCNLCKGKGTITERGIIPKEKAGGRLRQGREEVRNKKCPECEGSKVIDAEKIWAKSARVARAIASLDPADEQHRKVLDKLAESAAEVHRLNGAEFSKRLKAQAREQLNPRSVQRGEAVMFIGALQAADLQNWDKEVERISVSWDNRAGLLAVAPACPQIDRGQQALFVGVVSGFVTGRRGDQWVVLERVSGVPLHAR; this is encoded by the coding sequence ATGACCAGTTGCTTGCCGCGCATGTTCGGGGTTGCTTCTCTGGCTCTGAGCGCAATGATCGCGCCGGCGCTGCGCGCGCAGGACGGCGGCCAGCCGACAACCAGGCTCGCCGAGACCGCCGTCTTTGAGCTCACAGTCACGTACGACACCGACATCGTCGCGCAGCCCATCCAGCCCGGGTTCCTCGTCGGGCCTTCCGGCGTCGGCATCACAAGCTACAACGCGCTGCACACCGCCCGCGCCGCCAAGGCCCGCTTCCTGCACCAGCCCGACGTGTACTACAAGGTCGAACTGATGACCGCCGAGCCCGGTCGCGACCTCGCGCTCGTGAAGCTCTCGCCCATGAAGGAGGAGTCGCCCGCGATCGAGGTCTTCCTGCCGCTCGCGCCCGGCGAACTCAAGGACCGCCAGCCCGTGTGGACCCTGATCTCTTCGAGCTACCCCGATGAGATCAAGGCCAAGGCTGGCATCGCCGACATCGTGCACGAGAAGCTCAACCCCAACCCCCGGATCAACCCGCAGGGCCAGGAGGAGATCGAGCCATTCGTCGCGCCGGGCTGGATCTACAGCACGCTCCAGCAGAACCGCACGCACTCCGGCTGCCCACTGGTCGATGATCAGGGCCGCCTCGTGGGCATCAACGTGTGGTCCTGGCCCTCAGCCGCGGCCCGCCCGGTGGGGCTGACGCAGAACTCTGTTGACGATCTGCTGAAGAAGTATCGGGAGGAGACGGAGCGGGCCAAGGCTAAGGGCGAGGGCCCGCCCATGATGCCCATCACCGCCGCGCGGTCCAAGTACCGCGAGCAGAAGCTGATCGGCAGTGTCTTCCCGCGCCTCAACTGGCCCGCTGTCGCCGGCAAGGGTGCGGAAGCCACAGCCCTCGCGGGCAACTTCGCGAGCTCCCTCACCTGCAACCTGTGCAAGGGCAAGGGCACCATCACCGAGCGCGGGATTATCCCGAAGGAGAAGGCCGGTGGCCGCTTGCGGCAAGGGCGCGAGGAGGTGCGCAACAAGAAGTGCCCTGAGTGCGAGGGCTCCAAGGTCATCGACGCTGAGAAGATCTGGGCCAAGTCGGCCCGCGTCGCCCGTGCGATCGCTTCCCTGGACCCTGCCGACGAGCAGCACCGCAAGGTGCTTGACAAGCTCGCCGAATCCGCGGCCGAAGTGCACCGTCTGAACGGCGCCGAGTTTAGCAAGCGGCTCAAGGCCCAGGCGCGCGAGCAGCTGAATCCGCGAAGCGTGCAGCGCGGCGAGGCCGTGATGTTCATCGGCGCTCTCCAGGCAGCGGACCTGCAGAACTGGGACAAGGAGGTTGAGCGGATCTCCGTGTCGTGGGACAACCGCGCGGGCCTGCTGGCGGTTGCACCCGCGTGCCCGCAGATCGACCGCGGTCAGCAGGCGCTGTTCGTCGGCGTCGTCAGCGGCTTCGTCACCGGACGTCGCGGCGATCAGTGGGTCGTGCTGGAACGGGTCTCCGGCGTGCCCCTCCACGCCCGCTGA
- a CDS encoding HAD-IIB family hydrolase, translating to MKYDLLAIDLDGTLLDPQGRVSERNKAALRNAREAGLRVAVCTGRGLVECRHVLEQIAQVDPVVVAGGAIIADPVSGGTVHRFAIDQRLVASTVQRLIEHEHPALVLKDPVAAGYDYLVVRGRQRLPLDPVTEWWFGAMNVRVREVHELHEDDHPEHTVRVGACGLSGRMLQIKDDLAGVCGDRACIHSFSAVVAPDHASRAGGEVLHVLELFDIGANKWSAVSMVAKKLGLRADRIAAIGDEVNDVSMVRHAALGVAMGNAVESVRAVAQRHTLSNREDGVAVAVEKILDGQW from the coding sequence GTGAAGTACGACCTGCTCGCGATCGATCTTGATGGCACGCTGCTGGACCCGCAGGGGCGGGTGTCGGAGCGGAACAAGGCGGCGCTGCGGAACGCCCGCGAGGCCGGGCTGCGCGTGGCGGTGTGCACGGGGCGCGGGCTCGTTGAGTGCCGACACGTGCTGGAGCAGATCGCGCAGGTCGATCCGGTCGTGGTCGCGGGCGGGGCGATCATCGCCGACCCGGTGAGCGGCGGCACCGTGCACCGCTTCGCGATCGACCAGCGCCTCGTTGCCAGCACCGTGCAGCGGCTGATCGAGCATGAGCACCCAGCGCTGGTGCTCAAGGACCCGGTGGCCGCGGGGTATGACTACCTCGTGGTGCGCGGCCGCCAGCGCCTGCCGCTCGACCCGGTCACCGAGTGGTGGTTCGGCGCGATGAACGTGCGGGTGCGCGAGGTGCACGAGCTCCACGAGGACGACCATCCCGAGCACACCGTGCGCGTGGGCGCGTGCGGGCTTTCCGGCCGCATGTTGCAGATCAAGGACGACCTCGCTGGCGTGTGCGGCGACCGCGCGTGCATCCACAGCTTCTCGGCGGTCGTGGCGCCCGACCACGCCAGCCGCGCGGGCGGCGAGGTGCTGCACGTGCTGGAGCTGTTCGATATCGGCGCCAACAAGTGGTCGGCGGTGAGCATGGTGGCCAAGAAGCTGGGCCTGCGCGCGGACCGCATCGCCGCCATCGGCGACGAGGTGAACGACGTCTCCATGGTCAGGCACGCGGCCCTGGGCGTCGCGATGGGCAACGCGGTGGAGAGCGTGCGCGCGGTTGCGCAGCGGCACACGCTCAGCAACCGCGAGGATGGGGTGGCGGTGGCGGTGGAGAAGATTCTGGACGGGCAGTGGTGA
- a CDS encoding GGDEF domain-containing protein has protein sequence MLTNGSRPEGGLERGVSVENGQSVRVILVGRTGLDAALRLDPEIELVRVSTPLEAVAELASSWDEEMAARSVVVVSPDTLKALGTKGEVGEFVTGLKNAEPKVVVLASTKDGGVQGFDGSLSPDMPGDEVRRFVRGEPATEANGHTPRPVLLSGPLLQADAPTPETDAAPKAAAPVVAAKADAAATKAAGVMQGAGEITTGGDLELVQQLIRGKDILPPAVMMLRERLGDDTAEFVQVAEGVATEGAVVAFEGQVYGEIRTRCEDKALVALQARWLGSWLRLRDQQNQLKTAAFTDALTGAYNRRYFERFLASAIEQARGARRNVTVMVFDIDDFKTYNDRYGHEAGDEILRETVKLMRSTIRPTDRVCRIGGDEFAVIFYEPEGPRVGGSQHPSSVFDIAQRFQQKVQQHKFPKMAGLAQGALTVSGGLATFPWDGLTVEDLQREADKRALASKRQGKNAITLGVMPEPQ, from the coding sequence ATGCTGACGAACGGCAGCCGCCCGGAGGGCGGATTGGAGCGTGGAGTGAGCGTCGAGAACGGCCAGAGCGTGCGGGTGATCCTGGTGGGGCGCACCGGACTGGACGCCGCGCTGCGGCTTGACCCGGAGATCGAGCTGGTCCGCGTGAGCACGCCCCTGGAGGCGGTGGCGGAGCTGGCCTCTTCGTGGGATGAGGAGATGGCGGCGCGGAGCGTCGTCGTGGTGTCGCCCGACACGCTCAAGGCTTTGGGCACCAAGGGCGAGGTCGGCGAGTTCGTGACCGGCCTGAAGAACGCCGAGCCCAAGGTCGTGGTGCTCGCGTCCACCAAGGACGGCGGCGTGCAGGGCTTTGATGGCTCGCTCTCGCCGGACATGCCGGGCGATGAGGTGCGCCGGTTCGTCCGGGGCGAGCCAGCGACCGAAGCCAATGGCCACACGCCCCGCCCGGTTCTGCTGAGCGGGCCGCTGCTCCAGGCCGATGCCCCCACGCCGGAGACGGACGCGGCGCCCAAGGCGGCGGCGCCTGTCGTGGCCGCCAAGGCCGACGCAGCAGCGACGAAGGCTGCGGGCGTAATGCAGGGAGCGGGCGAGATCACCACCGGCGGCGACCTCGAGCTCGTGCAGCAGCTCATCCGGGGCAAGGACATCCTGCCGCCGGCGGTGATGATGCTGCGAGAGCGGCTGGGTGACGACACCGCCGAGTTCGTGCAGGTGGCTGAGGGGGTCGCGACCGAGGGCGCGGTCGTCGCGTTCGAGGGGCAGGTCTACGGCGAGATCCGCACCCGCTGCGAGGACAAGGCCCTGGTGGCGCTGCAGGCGCGCTGGCTGGGCTCGTGGCTGCGCCTCCGCGACCAGCAGAACCAGCTGAAGACCGCGGCCTTCACCGACGCCCTCACGGGCGCGTACAACCGCCGCTACTTCGAGCGGTTCCTGGCGTCGGCGATCGAGCAGGCCCGCGGCGCCCGCCGCAACGTCACCGTGATGGTCTTCGACATCGACGACTTCAAGACGTACAACGACCGCTACGGGCACGAGGCGGGCGACGAGATCCTCCGCGAGACGGTGAAGCTGATGCGGAGCACGATCCGCCCCACCGACCGCGTGTGCCGCATCGGCGGCGACGAGTTCGCCGTGATCTTCTACGAGCCCGAGGGCCCGCGCGTGGGCGGCAGCCAGCACCCCAGCTCGGTGTTCGACATCGCCCAGCGCTTCCAGCAGAAGGTGCAGCAGCACAAGTTCCCCAAGATGGCGGGGCTGGCGCAGGGCGCGCTCACGGTGTCGGGCGGCCTGGCCACGTTCCCGTGGGACGGGCTGACCGTCGAGGACCTGCAGCGCGAGGCCGACAAGCGGGCCCTGGCGAGCAAGCGGCAGGGCAAGAACGCCATCACGCTGGGTGTGATGCCCGAGCCGCAGTAG
- a CDS encoding polymer-forming cytoskeletal protein has translation MPPKESVPGRPVRCYHCKGELTVPMAARSASCPLCHRGLILDDLLVRDSGFAGKLTTCGKVLIEKKGRAVTRQIEACQGVDILGAVEAKVVSYGTVYLGKTARVKGDFEAPEIVVERGAVLEGMLRIGPGVAR, from the coding sequence ATGCCCCCGAAGGAATCAGTGCCCGGGCGTCCGGTCCGGTGCTACCACTGCAAGGGCGAGCTGACGGTGCCGATGGCGGCCCGCTCGGCGAGTTGCCCGTTGTGCCACCGCGGGCTGATCCTGGACGATCTGCTGGTCCGCGACTCGGGCTTTGCGGGCAAGCTGACCACGTGCGGCAAGGTGCTCATCGAGAAGAAGGGGCGCGCGGTGACCCGCCAGATCGAGGCGTGCCAGGGCGTGGACATCCTGGGCGCGGTCGAGGCCAAGGTGGTGAGCTACGGAACGGTGTATCTGGGCAAGACCGCGCGGGTGAAGGGGGACTTCGAGGCTCCGGAGATTGTGGTGGAGCGCGGGGCGGTGCTGGAGGGGATGCTGCGGATCGGGCCGGGAGTCGCCCGTTAG
- a CDS encoding polymer-forming cytoskeletal protein encodes MDVRETAREQVTVIGPDARFKGELVVEGVLKVLGSFDGALKAGEVHIGPSAHSNCAIEANTVVVDGKHQGDIVARECLQLTNKANVQGDVTAAELAVAQGATFVGRCVVGPDALSTTRPAAAQSERLAEPKPTITRKPRTGDWMESNGHNGAPQTGDWLATAVPPSR; translated from the coding sequence ATGGACGTGCGCGAGACCGCCCGTGAGCAGGTGACCGTCATCGGACCCGATGCCCGCTTCAAGGGCGAGCTGGTGGTCGAGGGCGTGCTGAAGGTGCTTGGCAGCTTCGACGGCGCTCTGAAGGCCGGCGAGGTGCACATCGGGCCCTCCGCCCACTCCAACTGCGCTATCGAGGCGAACACCGTCGTGGTTGACGGCAAGCATCAGGGCGACATCGTCGCCCGCGAGTGCCTCCAGCTGACGAACAAGGCCAACGTGCAGGGCGACGTCACGGCCGCGGAGCTCGCGGTGGCGCAGGGCGCCACCTTCGTGGGCCGCTGCGTGGTTGGTCCTGACGCACTGAGCACGACCCGCCCGGCCGCGGCCCAGAGCGAGAGGCTGGCCGAGCCCAAGCCGACGATCACGAGGAAGCCGCGCACGGGCGATTGGATGGAGTCCAACGGCCATAACGGCGCACCGCAGACGGGCGACTGGCTGGCCACGGCCGTGCCGCCGTCGCGGTAA